A genomic window from Gossypium hirsutum isolate 1008001.06 chromosome D12, Gossypium_hirsutum_v2.1, whole genome shotgun sequence includes:
- the LOC107900433 gene encoding auxin-responsive protein SAUR50, producing the protein MAMRKSSKLPQTAVLKQILKRCSSLGKKHGYGEDGLPLDVPKGHFAVYVGENRSRYIVPITFLTHPEFQCLLQRAEEEFGFNHDMGLTIPCEEVVFRSLTSMLR; encoded by the coding sequence ATGGCTATGAGAAAGTCGTCCAAACTGCCACAAACTGCTGTTCTGAAGCAAATTCTGAAGAGATGTTCAAGCTTAGGCAAGAAACATGGGTACGGCGAAGATGGACTCCCTCTTGACGTTCCCAAAGGTCATTTCGCCGTTTATGTTGGCGAAAACCGAAGCAGATACATTGTCCCTATCACCTTCTTGACTCACCCTGAATTCCAATGCTTGCTTCAACGAGCTGAAGAAGAGTTTGGTTTTAACCACGATATGGGCCTTACCATCCCTTGTGAAGAAGTCGTTTTTCGCTCTCTCACTTCTATGCTTCGATAA
- the LOC107902022 gene encoding transcription initiation factor TFIID subunit 14b isoform X2 — protein MVDTSLSKKKDPDQPEISLPTLKSQRTKMGKSEDSEKKKKIKDVEISVPIVYGNAAFWLGKKASEYQSHKWTVYVRGATNEDLSVVVKRAVFQLHSSFNNPTRVVESAPFELSESGWGEFEIAITLFFHNDVCEKPLNLYHHLKLYPEDESGPMSTKKPVVVESYDEVVFTEPSESFLARVQNHPAVTFPRLPAGVTLPPPVSTEDESKKKRGDTKDHPLSQWFLNFSEADELLQLAAARQQVQAHIAKLRRQISLTDGQNQQFKPL, from the exons ATGGTAGATACTTCATTGTCGAAAAAGAAAGATCCAGATCAGCCGGAGATTAGCTTGCCCACGCTCAAATCACAGCGCACCAAAATGGGCAAATCCGAAGACAGTGAAAAGAAG AAGAAGATCAAAGATGTTGAAATAAGTGTTCCTATCGTATATGGTAATGCTGCATTTTGGCTTGGTAAAAAGGCAAGCGA GTATCAATCGCACAAATGGACCGTGTATGTTCGTGGGGCAACGAATGAGGATCTTAGTGTGGTTGTAAAACGGGCTGTTTTTCAGTTGCATTCCAGTTTCAATAACCCAACAAGGGTTGTGGAGTCTGCTCCATTTGAGTTATCAGAATCAGGGTGGGGCGAATTTGAGATTGCCATTACACTATTCTTCCATAACGATGTTTGTGAGAAGCCCTTGAACTT ATATCATCATCTGAAGTTATACCCAGAAGATGAATCTGGCCCCATGTCAACTAAAAAACCTGTTGTTGTGGAATCCTATGATGAGGTTGTATTCACAGAACCGTCAGAGAGTTTTTTAGCTCGTGTGCAGAATCATCCAGCAGTAACCTTCCCCAGGTTACCAGCTGGTGTTACTTTACCACCCCCAG TATCAACTGAAGATGAAAGTAAAAAGAAGAGAGGTGACACTAAGGACCATCCCCTAAGCCAGTGGTTCTTGAATTTCTCTGAAGCAGATGAGCTATTACAACTTGCAGCTGCTCGTCAGCAG GTACAAGCTCATATTGCTAAGCTCAGACGACAAATTAGCTTGACCGACGGGCAGAATCAACAGTTCAAACCACTCTGA
- the LOC107902022 gene encoding transcription initiation factor TFIID subunit 14b isoform X1 → MVDTSLSKKKDPDQPEISLPTLKSQRTKMGKSEDSEKKEYLIVVYFMIPVQKKIKDVEISVPIVYGNAAFWLGKKASEYQSHKWTVYVRGATNEDLSVVVKRAVFQLHSSFNNPTRVVESAPFELSESGWGEFEIAITLFFHNDVCEKPLNLYHHLKLYPEDESGPMSTKKPVVVESYDEVVFTEPSESFLARVQNHPAVTFPRLPAGVTLPPPVSTEDESKKKRGDTKDHPLSQWFLNFSEADELLQLAAARQQVQAHIAKLRRQISLTDGQNQQFKPL, encoded by the exons ATGGTAGATACTTCATTGTCGAAAAAGAAAGATCCAGATCAGCCGGAGATTAGCTTGCCCACGCTCAAATCACAGCGCACCAAAATGGGCAAATCCGAAGACAGTGAAAAGAAG GAATATCTTATTGTTGTATATTTTATGATTCCGGTGCAGAAGAAGATCAAAGATGTTGAAATAAGTGTTCCTATCGTATATGGTAATGCTGCATTTTGGCTTGGTAAAAAGGCAAGCGA GTATCAATCGCACAAATGGACCGTGTATGTTCGTGGGGCAACGAATGAGGATCTTAGTGTGGTTGTAAAACGGGCTGTTTTTCAGTTGCATTCCAGTTTCAATAACCCAACAAGGGTTGTGGAGTCTGCTCCATTTGAGTTATCAGAATCAGGGTGGGGCGAATTTGAGATTGCCATTACACTATTCTTCCATAACGATGTTTGTGAGAAGCCCTTGAACTT ATATCATCATCTGAAGTTATACCCAGAAGATGAATCTGGCCCCATGTCAACTAAAAAACCTGTTGTTGTGGAATCCTATGATGAGGTTGTATTCACAGAACCGTCAGAGAGTTTTTTAGCTCGTGTGCAGAATCATCCAGCAGTAACCTTCCCCAGGTTACCAGCTGGTGTTACTTTACCACCCCCAG TATCAACTGAAGATGAAAGTAAAAAGAAGAGAGGTGACACTAAGGACCATCCCCTAAGCCAGTGGTTCTTGAATTTCTCTGAAGCAGATGAGCTATTACAACTTGCAGCTGCTCGTCAGCAG GTACAAGCTCATATTGCTAAGCTCAGACGACAAATTAGCTTGACCGACGGGCAGAATCAACAGTTCAAACCACTCTGA
- the LOC107902022 gene encoding transcription initiation factor TFIID subunit 14b isoform X3, with amino-acid sequence MVDTSLSKKKDPDQPEISLPTLKSQRTKMGKSEDSEKKKIKDVEISVPIVYGNAAFWLGKKASEYQSHKWTVYVRGATNEDLSVVVKRAVFQLHSSFNNPTRVVESAPFELSESGWGEFEIAITLFFHNDVCEKPLNLYHHLKLYPEDESGPMSTKKPVVVESYDEVVFTEPSESFLARVQNHPAVTFPRLPAGVTLPPPVSTEDESKKKRGDTKDHPLSQWFLNFSEADELLQLAAARQQVQAHIAKLRRQISLTDGQNQQFKPL; translated from the exons ATGGTAGATACTTCATTGTCGAAAAAGAAAGATCCAGATCAGCCGGAGATTAGCTTGCCCACGCTCAAATCACAGCGCACCAAAATGGGCAAATCCGAAGACAGTGAAAAGAAG AAGATCAAAGATGTTGAAATAAGTGTTCCTATCGTATATGGTAATGCTGCATTTTGGCTTGGTAAAAAGGCAAGCGA GTATCAATCGCACAAATGGACCGTGTATGTTCGTGGGGCAACGAATGAGGATCTTAGTGTGGTTGTAAAACGGGCTGTTTTTCAGTTGCATTCCAGTTTCAATAACCCAACAAGGGTTGTGGAGTCTGCTCCATTTGAGTTATCAGAATCAGGGTGGGGCGAATTTGAGATTGCCATTACACTATTCTTCCATAACGATGTTTGTGAGAAGCCCTTGAACTT ATATCATCATCTGAAGTTATACCCAGAAGATGAATCTGGCCCCATGTCAACTAAAAAACCTGTTGTTGTGGAATCCTATGATGAGGTTGTATTCACAGAACCGTCAGAGAGTTTTTTAGCTCGTGTGCAGAATCATCCAGCAGTAACCTTCCCCAGGTTACCAGCTGGTGTTACTTTACCACCCCCAG TATCAACTGAAGATGAAAGTAAAAAGAAGAGAGGTGACACTAAGGACCATCCCCTAAGCCAGTGGTTCTTGAATTTCTCTGAAGCAGATGAGCTATTACAACTTGCAGCTGCTCGTCAGCAG GTACAAGCTCATATTGCTAAGCTCAGACGACAAATTAGCTTGACCGACGGGCAGAATCAACAGTTCAAACCACTCTGA
- the LOC107902019 gene encoding pentatricopeptide repeat-containing protein At3g12770, translating into MRLEDSIIFSSTSLMSFNSITKFLQTCSQIKSLIATKILHAVLLRKGLFFVSPNIHSELIFTYAACLESKTSIKILTNYFKSINPPNPLPFNVIISDFSKNGFAFFALKTFSFKHFNGISLDTYALCSSISASSSLKKAEFGKQIHCHVAKSGWTSSVFVGSALVDLYAKSSLIADAAVMFDEIPFKNSVCANALLSGFCEAKLWIQGLVLVRKMPGLNLDYDHFTLSAMLRACAGLSAIELGRQVHGYLFRKFYNLVEDVFLQSSLIEMYGKCGLVMKAFQVFSLAGLRLGREKRRDVVLWTSMLGVYGRNGHYKDLILLFKEMLREGIKPDEVAFVTVISACGHTGQIRLGFEYFDSMTHVYKLIPGPEHYSCVVDLLCRAGELEKAMKVVNEMMLQKGHNNGSVSLWVALLSACSDHENVELGKFAAQKALELDPQNVGVYVKLSNLYARLRMWNEIGQLRETMKQRGLKKDTAFSWVEVSG; encoded by the coding sequence ATGCGTTTGGAAGACTCCATAATATTTTCTTCTACCAGTTTAATGAGCTTCAACTCCATCACCAAATTCTTGCAAACTTGTTCCCAAATAAAGAGTCTAATAGCCACCAAAATCCTTCATGCTGTCTTACTTAGAAAAGGCTTGTTTTTTGTTTCTCCCAATATCCACAGCGAACTCATTTTCACATATGCCGCATGCCTGGAAAGCAAAACCAGCATTAAAATCTTAACCAATTACTTCAAATCCATAAATCCCCCAAACCCATTGCCCTTTAATGTAATAATATctgatttttcaaaaaatgggtTTGCGTTTTTTGCACTAAAAACCTTTTCTTTTAAGCACTTTAATGGCATTTCTTTGGATACTTATGCTTTGTGTAGTTCCATATCAGCGTCATCTTCATTGAAAAAAGCTGAATTTGGTAAACAAATTCATTGTCACGTGGCGAAATCAGGTTGGACGTCGAGTGTCTTTGTAGGCAGTGCTCTAGTTGATTTATATGCAAAATCGTCACTCATCGCCGATGCAGCTGTGATGTTCGATGAAATTCCTTTTAAGAACTCCGTTTGTGCGAATGCGCTTTTATCAGGATTTTGTGAGGCTAAGTTGTGGATTCAGGGACTTGTACTTGTTAGGAAGATGCCTGGATTGAATTTGGATTATGACCATTTTACTTTATCGGCTATGTTACGTGCATGTGCAGGGCTTTCGGCTATTGAATTGGGGAGGCAAGTGCATGGATATTTATTCcgtaaattttataatttggtgGAGGATGTATTTCTGCAAAGTTCATTGATTGAAATGTATGGAAAATGTGGGTTGGTGATGAAAGCTTTCCAAGTTTTCAGTTTGGCAGGGCTGAGATTGGGGAGGGAGAAAAGAAGGGATGTTGTTCTTTGGACTTCAATGCTTGGTGTGTATGGAAGAAATGGACACTATAAAGATTTGATTTTGCTATTTAAAGAGATGTTGAGGGAGGGTATTAAGCCAGATGAGGTGGCATTTGTAACAGTCATCTCAGCCTGTGGTCACACTGGTCAAATAAGACTAGGCTTTGAGTATTTTGATAGCATGACTCACGTTTACAAGTTGATTCCTGGTCCGGAGCACTACAGTTGTGTGGTTGATCTACTATGTAGGGCTGGTGAGCTAGAGAAGGCAATGAAGGTGGTCAATGAGATGATGCTTCAGAAAGGCCACAACAACGGCAGTGTTTCCTTGTGGGTGGCTTTACTTAGTGCTTGCAGTGATCATGAAAATGTTGAGTTGGGTAAATTTGCTGCTCAAAAGGCACTCGAGTTGGATCCTCAGAATGTTGGAGTTTATGTTAAGCTATCAAATTTATACGCTAGGTTAAGAATGTGGAATGAGATTGGTCAGTTAAGGGAGACAATGAAGCAGAGAGGATTAAAGAAAGATACCGCATTTAGTTGGGTAGAAGTCAGTGGTTGA
- the LOC107902021 gene encoding uncharacterized protein isoform X2 — MDHQSGDGIWKLTLFRNVFQVLKEFTHGKQQKVSKTGLKEALSDILLGMAAGLKRDPIVILRMDGEDLLEFINGPSYEAEMVSIFSQIECEDASLRDCITKALEKLTVDQGMPPSSDSWVMRNIVEPALESWDDQPVSQETFLEESKKVAKRVAQNLKEEPVIVAHSENTFDGSGIKRLLSNKFELDKLLNVGLENVPKDRNGKISKEYLRVVLDVVAPSVGLTQIGAVEQVVADVLNRIDADDGKMIKEDEFTKLLTEIMGSIMLQLEGNPISVSSNSVVHEPLPSSLSLLQAST, encoded by the exons ATGGATCATCAGAGTGGTGATGGGATATGGAAGCTGACATTATTTAGAAATGTTTTTCAGGTTTTGAAAGAATTCACCCATGGAAAACAACAAAAGGTGAGCAAAACTGGGCTTAAAGAGGCTCTTTCAGATATTCTACTTGGTATGGCTGCAGGTTTGAAGCGGGATCCTATTGTGATCCTCCGTATGGATGGAGAAGATCTGTTGGAATTCATCAATGGTCCAAGTTATGAAGCGGAGATGGTGTCTATATTTTCACAGATAGAGTGTGAAGATGCATCGTTGCGTGATTGTATTACTAAGGCTTTGGAGAAACTTACAGTTGATCAAGGAATGCCCCCTTCGTCAGATTCTTGG GTTATGAGGAACATAGTGGAACCAGCTTTGGAATCATGGGATGACCAACCTGTCTCTCAAGAAACCTTCTTGGAAGAATCAAAGAAAGTAGCTAAGCGTGTTGCTCAAAATCTCAAGGAGGAGCCTGTGATTGTTGCTCATAGTGAAAACACCTTTGATGGAAGTGGCATTAAAAGACTACTATCCAACAAGTTTGAATTAGACAag TTGCTGAATGTAGGTTTAGAAAATGTGCCAAAGGATCGCAATGGGAAAATATCAAAGGAGTATTTACGTGTGGTGCTAGATGTAGTGGCTCCATCAGTTGGATTAACTCAAATCGGTGCTGTTGAACAG GTTGTTGCTGATGTTCTCAACAGGATAGACGCGGATGATGGGAAGATGATTAAAGAAGATGAGTTCACGAAACTATTGACAGAGATCATGGGGAGCATCATGCTGCAGTTGGAGGGAAATCCCATCTCGGTTTCTTCGAATTCTGTTGTTCATGAGCCCCTTCCATCATCCTTATCGCTTTTACAGGCATCAACCTAG
- the LOC107902021 gene encoding uncharacterized protein isoform X1, protein MDHQSGDGIWKLTLFRNVFQVLKEFTHGKQQKVSKTGLKEALSDILLGMAAGLKRDPIVILRMDGEDLLEFINGPSYEAEMVSIFSQIECEDASLRDCITKALEKLTVDQGMPPSSDSWVMRNIVEPALESWDDQPVSQETFLEESKKVAKRVAQNLKEEPVIVAHSENTFDGSGIKRLLSNKFELDKLLNVGLENVPKDRNGKISKEYLRVVLDVVAPSVGLTQIGAVEQMDKVVADVLNRIDADDGKMIKEDEFTKLLTEIMGSIMLQLEGNPISVSSNSVVHEPLPSSLSLLQAST, encoded by the exons ATGGATCATCAGAGTGGTGATGGGATATGGAAGCTGACATTATTTAGAAATGTTTTTCAGGTTTTGAAAGAATTCACCCATGGAAAACAACAAAAGGTGAGCAAAACTGGGCTTAAAGAGGCTCTTTCAGATATTCTACTTGGTATGGCTGCAGGTTTGAAGCGGGATCCTATTGTGATCCTCCGTATGGATGGAGAAGATCTGTTGGAATTCATCAATGGTCCAAGTTATGAAGCGGAGATGGTGTCTATATTTTCACAGATAGAGTGTGAAGATGCATCGTTGCGTGATTGTATTACTAAGGCTTTGGAGAAACTTACAGTTGATCAAGGAATGCCCCCTTCGTCAGATTCTTGG GTTATGAGGAACATAGTGGAACCAGCTTTGGAATCATGGGATGACCAACCTGTCTCTCAAGAAACCTTCTTGGAAGAATCAAAGAAAGTAGCTAAGCGTGTTGCTCAAAATCTCAAGGAGGAGCCTGTGATTGTTGCTCATAGTGAAAACACCTTTGATGGAAGTGGCATTAAAAGACTACTATCCAACAAGTTTGAATTAGACAag TTGCTGAATGTAGGTTTAGAAAATGTGCCAAAGGATCGCAATGGGAAAATATCAAAGGAGTATTTACGTGTGGTGCTAGATGTAGTGGCTCCATCAGTTGGATTAACTCAAATCGGTGCTGTTGAACAG ATGGACAAGGTTGTTGCTGATGTTCTCAACAGGATAGACGCGGATGATGGGAAGATGATTAAAGAAGATGAGTTCACGAAACTATTGACAGAGATCATGGGGAGCATCATGCTGCAGTTGGAGGGAAATCCCATCTCGGTTTCTTCGAATTCTGTTGTTCATGAGCCCCTTCCATCATCCTTATCGCTTTTACAGGCATCAACCTAG
- the LOC107902021 gene encoding uncharacterized protein isoform X3 — MAAGLKRDPIVILRMDGEDLLEFINGPSYEAEMVSIFSQIECEDASLRDCITKALEKLTVDQGMPPSSDSWVMRNIVEPALESWDDQPVSQETFLEESKKVAKRVAQNLKEEPVIVAHSENTFDGSGIKRLLSNKFELDKLLNVGLENVPKDRNGKISKEYLRVVLDVVAPSVGLTQIGAVEQMDKVVADVLNRIDADDGKMIKEDEFTKLLTEIMGSIMLQLEGNPISVSSNSVVHEPLPSSLSLLQAST, encoded by the exons ATGGCTGCAGGTTTGAAGCGGGATCCTATTGTGATCCTCCGTATGGATGGAGAAGATCTGTTGGAATTCATCAATGGTCCAAGTTATGAAGCGGAGATGGTGTCTATATTTTCACAGATAGAGTGTGAAGATGCATCGTTGCGTGATTGTATTACTAAGGCTTTGGAGAAACTTACAGTTGATCAAGGAATGCCCCCTTCGTCAGATTCTTGG GTTATGAGGAACATAGTGGAACCAGCTTTGGAATCATGGGATGACCAACCTGTCTCTCAAGAAACCTTCTTGGAAGAATCAAAGAAAGTAGCTAAGCGTGTTGCTCAAAATCTCAAGGAGGAGCCTGTGATTGTTGCTCATAGTGAAAACACCTTTGATGGAAGTGGCATTAAAAGACTACTATCCAACAAGTTTGAATTAGACAag TTGCTGAATGTAGGTTTAGAAAATGTGCCAAAGGATCGCAATGGGAAAATATCAAAGGAGTATTTACGTGTGGTGCTAGATGTAGTGGCTCCATCAGTTGGATTAACTCAAATCGGTGCTGTTGAACAG ATGGACAAGGTTGTTGCTGATGTTCTCAACAGGATAGACGCGGATGATGGGAAGATGATTAAAGAAGATGAGTTCACGAAACTATTGACAGAGATCATGGGGAGCATCATGCTGCAGTTGGAGGGAAATCCCATCTCGGTTTCTTCGAATTCTGTTGTTCATGAGCCCCTTCCATCATCCTTATCGCTTTTACAGGCATCAACCTAG
- the LOC107902020 gene encoding aquaporin TIP1-2: MDSILSRGSDHNLPTASSAENHETRLPKESKSIKATLFGCIGAREFSSPEMWKAALTELVATASLMFTLTTSVVACLDSNESNPKLLVPFAVFIIAFLFLMVTVPLSGGHMSPVFTFIAALKGIISLARASIYILAQCVGSITGFLILSSVMSHDAAKKYSLGGCTIDGNGPTSGVSSGTALMLEFCCTFVVLFVGVTIAFDKRRSKELGLAMVCAVVAGAMALAVFVSISVTGRAGYAGVGLNPARCLGPALLRGGSLWDGHWVFWIGPCLACIIYYGFTKGLPKEGLVWEDEKHDIKNLAAPTLCCWGPRSRTSQLNGNVLEIVRR; the protein is encoded by the exons ATGGATTCCATTCTCTCTCGCGGATCTGATCATAATCTTCCAACAGCAAGTTCAGCTGAAAATCACGAGACAAGGCTCCCAAAGGAATCTAAATCTATAAAAGCGACGTTGTTTGGTTGCATTGGTGCCCGTGAGTTTTCCTCACCAGAG ATGTGGAAGGCAGCACTCACAGAGTTGGTGGCGACTGCTTCACTAATGTTCACATTAACAACATCCGTTGTCGCCTGCTTGGACTCGAACGAGTCTAATCCCAAGCTTCTTGTCCCATTTGCAGTATTTATTATTGCCTTTCTGTTTCTCATGGTGACAGTTCCTCTTTCAGGTGGACACATGAGCCCAGTTTTTACTTTCATTGCTGCCCTCAAGGGCATCATATCTCTAGCACGAGCTTCCATCTATATCTTGGCCCAATGTGTAGGCTCGATAACAGGTTTTCTCATACTCAGCAGTGTGATGAGCCATGACGCAGCAAAAAAGTATTCCTTGGGAGGTTGTACCATTGATGGAAACGGGCCAACCTCTGGGGTTAGCTCTGGGACGGCATTGATGTTGGAATTTTGTTGTACATTTGTGGTGCTTTTTGTTGGTGTAACCATAGCATTTGACAAGAGAAGAAGCAAAGAACTAGGGTTAGCTATGGTTTGTGCAGTGGTGGCAGGGGCGATGGCACTAGCAGTTTTTGTGTCCATTAGTGTGACTGGGCGGGCTGGTTATGCCGGCGTGGGGCTTAATCCTGCGAGGTGTTTAGGCCCAGCCTTACTGCGAGGTGGTTCGTTGTGGGATGGCCATTGGGTCTTTTGGATAGGACCTTGTTTAGCTTGCATAATTTATTATGGCTTCACCAAGGGCTTACCCAAAGAAGGCCTTGTTTGGGAAGATGAAAAGCATGACATTAAGAATTTAGCCGCTCCTACACTTTGTTGTTGGGGACCTAGAAGTAGGACAAGTCAACTTAATGGGAACGTTTTGGAAATTGTGAGACGCTGA